The Paenibacillus tianjinensis genome has a window encoding:
- a CDS encoding MarR family winged helix-turn-helix transcriptional regulator, translated as MTERDDYFEISLLFKTFLKGVAQEWNKQGFRLSQTQFKALYVLSKEGPMMVSQLAAALDLTPAAVTGITDQLLAEAYIQKERAEGDRRAVKITLTAEGKSIIKEVQDKQKEVMHSYFSILSEEDMGHLRRIFAVLIKEIDKN; from the coding sequence TTGACAGAACGTGATGATTATTTTGAAATCTCCTTGCTATTCAAGACTTTCTTGAAGGGGGTTGCCCAGGAATGGAACAAACAAGGCTTTCGCTTAAGCCAGACGCAGTTCAAGGCGCTGTATGTCTTGTCGAAGGAAGGACCGATGATGGTATCGCAGCTTGCCGCTGCCCTTGATTTGACTCCTGCCGCAGTTACCGGCATTACGGATCAGCTGCTCGCTGAAGCTTATATTCAGAAAGAGCGCGCCGAAGGGGACCGCCGGGCGGTAAAAATCACACTCACAGCCGAAGGGAAATCCATCATCAAAGAGGTGCAGGATAAGCAGAAGGAAGTTATGCATTCCTATTTCAGTATCCTGTCCGAAGAAGACATGGGTCATTTAAGAAGAATTTTTGCTGTATTGATTAAGGAAATTGACAAAAACTAA
- a CDS encoding MDR family MFS transporter produces MEHLSDKRKLSIMIAIMAAMLFAAINQTITSTAMPRIIAILDGMDYYTWTINIYLLTSTIATVLVGKLSDMFGRKPFLLAGILLFMVGAFLTGTSDDVYQFIIYRGIQGIGAGIIQSTAFTAVGDLFPPRERGKWMGLMTAVFGFSSVLGPTLGGYLIDHLDWHWLFWIFLPLGFVAFAMILALFPKAKRGESTSIDYLGSLFMTTTIVPLLLAFSWAGTEYEWGSSQILGLLAATVVSAGIFIFTQTKAKNPILPLHLFKNSVVTVSNLIGFLMNFGMMGAMIYLSFFVQGVLGISATYAGYVTMPMSIVMVVASALTGQMIAKKGKYKRFALIGVPIMVAGMAIMIFMNNVPMAVLSMIVFGLGLGLGMPVFSLATQNAVSHTELGAVTASSQLFRNLGGTIGIAVMGTVMSNNLTRHLKEALTSPSAPDFSTLDPKMAEQLTAFANPQALMNKPLLEQTQASLPADVQPLFAQMIDSIRDALGQTLSTVFLTGTIVLCAAFVLVFFLKELPLRSSNKGSAEGEAPEEAVDTSKLAVKKA; encoded by the coding sequence ATGGAACATTTATCTGACAAGCGCAAGCTTTCTATTATGATCGCCATTATGGCAGCTATGCTGTTTGCCGCGATCAACCAGACGATTACAAGCACGGCGATGCCTCGTATTATCGCTATTCTCGACGGTATGGATTACTATACCTGGACTATCAATATTTATCTGCTTACCTCGACGATTGCCACTGTCCTGGTCGGCAAGCTCTCCGATATGTTCGGACGCAAGCCGTTCCTGCTGGCCGGGATTCTGCTATTTATGGTTGGCGCCTTTCTGACAGGAACTTCTGATGATGTGTATCAATTCATTATTTACCGCGGGATTCAAGGGATTGGCGCAGGGATTATCCAGTCCACCGCATTCACAGCTGTAGGCGACCTGTTCCCTCCGCGCGAACGCGGCAAATGGATGGGCTTGATGACAGCGGTCTTCGGTTTCTCAAGCGTACTTGGACCGACACTCGGCGGGTACCTGATTGATCATCTCGACTGGCACTGGCTGTTCTGGATCTTCCTGCCGCTTGGTTTTGTAGCGTTCGCAATGATCCTTGCCCTGTTCCCGAAAGCCAAACGCGGAGAGTCGACCAGTATCGATTACCTGGGTTCTCTGTTTATGACAACTACGATTGTACCGCTTCTGCTGGCCTTTTCCTGGGCGGGTACAGAATATGAGTGGGGTTCTTCGCAGATTCTCGGCCTGCTGGCCGCAACCGTCGTGTCGGCTGGCATCTTTATTTTCACCCAGACCAAAGCCAAGAATCCGATCCTGCCGCTGCACTTGTTCAAAAACAGCGTAGTTACCGTCTCTAATCTGATCGGGTTCCTGATGAACTTCGGCATGATGGGGGCGATGATCTACCTTTCCTTCTTCGTGCAGGGCGTGCTGGGGATTTCCGCAACTTATGCAGGTTATGTCACCATGCCGATGTCGATCGTTATGGTAGTAGCCAGTGCCTTAACCGGCCAGATGATTGCCAAGAAAGGCAAATATAAACGTTTCGCACTGATCGGTGTACCGATCATGGTTGCCGGGATGGCGATCATGATCTTCATGAACAACGTGCCGATGGCTGTCCTCAGTATGATTGTATTCGGTCTTGGCCTTGGTCTCGGGATGCCTGTATTCTCCCTGGCTACACAAAATGCTGTGTCCCATACGGAGCTAGGCGCAGTAACAGCCTCTTCCCAGCTGTTCCGTAACCTTGGCGGCACGATTGGTATCGCAGTAATGGGTACAGTTATGTCGAATAATCTGACCAGACACCTAAAAGAAGCATTGACGTCACCTTCCGCACCGGATTTCAGCACACTGGATCCCAAGATGGCTGAGCAGCTGACAGCCTTTGCCAATCCGCAGGCGCTGATGAACAAGCCGCTGCTGGAGCAGACGCAAGCGAGTCTTCCTGCTGATGTCCAGCCGCTCTTCGCACAGATGATTGACAGTATCCGTGACGCGCTGGGCCAGACCTTGTCCACCGTTTTCTTAACCGGAACCATTGTCCTGTGTGCTGCCTTCGTGCTCGTCTTCTTCCTGAAGGAGCTTCCGCTGCGCTCCTCGAACAAGGGATCGGCAGAAGGTGAAGCACCAGAAGAAGCCGTAGATACCAGCAAACTGGCTGTAAAAAAAGCTTAA
- a CDS encoding cupin domain-containing protein: protein MTFFVSSQPGADRSIETLHLKADGLLPNNPKLPAVLYMGALQDKPEKAEQIFNSNGWLNSWVNGVFSYHHYHSNAHEVLGVMSGSASLQLGGDSGRTVQVSAGDVLVLPAGTAHKRLTATQDFRVAGAYPGGADYNTRRATSDDLAAALPEIAMVPLPENDPIYGQAGPLLKAWETD from the coding sequence ATGACATTCTTCGTATCTTCACAGCCGGGAGCGGACCGTTCCATAGAGACTTTACATCTCAAAGCTGACGGCTTGCTGCCGAACAATCCGAAGCTTCCAGCGGTCCTGTATATGGGTGCACTTCAGGACAAACCGGAAAAGGCAGAACAGATCTTTAATAGCAACGGCTGGCTGAACAGCTGGGTGAACGGTGTGTTCAGCTATCACCATTATCACAGCAATGCGCATGAGGTGCTTGGGGTGATGTCCGGCAGCGCCAGCCTGCAGCTTGGTGGTGATTCCGGCCGTACCGTTCAGGTGTCGGCCGGAGATGTGCTAGTGCTGCCTGCAGGAACGGCGCACAAACGCCTAACCGCAACGCAGGACTTCCGTGTGGCCGGTGCTTATCCCGGCGGAGCCGATTACAACACCCGCCGGGCTACATCCGACGACCTCGCAGCTGCGCTGCCGGAAATTGCCATGGTGCCGCTGCCGGAAAACGATCCCATCTACGGTCAGGCGGGACCGCTGCTGAAGGCCTGGGAAACGGACTGA
- a CDS encoding class I SAM-dependent methyltransferase gives MSQDLFNVQVWEQAWKEDARAHGNLMKRAGIDPTHSFDHKAVSFNAEVFSEGGRHRAERIIGWLEGQGVDFDGLSVLDVGAASGGFSVPFAERGAEVTAVEPNAPLADLLEGNKARVSPGKAEIRLVREAFENIDIAAKGWEQAFDLVFVSMCPAVYDWESVKRVISCARQYCYISFAAGARQHSLLNEVLPLLTGKETKVESSDMAYLLHLLYLNDYAYESIVTKEMKSTELTADGAIEEVLEMLKHHGLASGDSTRQIVTEYVHTAYPEGTVVVQQGGRFGKVLIRLQDQNMYSRR, from the coding sequence ATGAGTCAAGATTTATTTAACGTTCAGGTATGGGAGCAGGCATGGAAGGAGGATGCGAGAGCCCACGGCAATCTGATGAAACGGGCAGGCATTGATCCTACGCATTCTTTTGATCACAAGGCGGTGAGCTTTAATGCAGAGGTATTCAGTGAAGGCGGAAGACACAGAGCGGAGCGGATTATCGGCTGGCTTGAAGGGCAGGGAGTCGATTTTGACGGCTTGTCTGTACTGGATGTCGGCGCAGCTTCCGGCGGATTCAGTGTGCCGTTTGCCGAACGTGGAGCAGAAGTTACAGCTGTTGAACCGAATGCTCCTCTGGCTGACTTGCTGGAAGGGAACAAAGCGCGGGTCAGCCCGGGAAAAGCGGAAATCAGGCTCGTACGCGAAGCCTTCGAGAATATTGATATTGCAGCCAAGGGCTGGGAGCAGGCCTTCGATCTCGTTTTTGTCTCGATGTGTCCGGCGGTCTATGACTGGGAGAGTGTGAAGCGGGTGATCAGCTGTGCCAGACAGTACTGCTACATCAGCTTTGCGGCAGGGGCCAGGCAGCATAGTCTGCTGAATGAGGTGCTGCCGCTCCTGACCGGCAAGGAGACGAAGGTGGAATCCTCGGATATGGCTTATCTGCTTCATCTGCTCTATTTGAACGATTACGCTTATGAGTCGATTGTGACAAAAGAAATGAAAAGCACCGAGCTTACAGCAGACGGCGCTATTGAAGAGGTGCTGGAGATGCTGAAACATCACGGGCTGGCTTCCGGAGACAGTACCCGGCAAATCGTCACCGAATATGTGCACACCGCCTATCCGGAAGGGACAGTAGTAGTGCAGCAGGGCGGACGTTTCGGCAAGGTGCTGATCCGGCTGCAGGATCAGAATATGTACAGCAGACGTTAA
- a CDS encoding Rrf2 family transcriptional regulator, whose translation MKYSKATNYALHTMLFLVAASPDKPVGVQQLAERQDVSPTYLSKILTKLVKAGLIQSASGAKGGYLLKQKKDEISFLDIIHAIEGTASLFDCTLNHPSECLIQQVMVEAENRMEDYLRNKKIAELAAQITVD comes from the coding sequence ATGAAGTACTCCAAAGCCACGAATTATGCGCTGCACACGATGCTTTTTCTGGTCGCCGCTTCTCCTGATAAGCCGGTAGGTGTTCAGCAGCTGGCCGAACGGCAGGATGTTTCGCCTACGTATCTGTCCAAGATTCTGACCAAGCTGGTGAAGGCTGGACTGATTCAGTCGGCCTCGGGGGCGAAAGGCGGTTATCTGCTCAAGCAGAAGAAGGATGAAATTTCTTTTCTCGATATTATTCACGCGATTGAAGGAACGGCCTCGCTGTTTGACTGCACACTTAACCATCCCAGCGAATGTCTGATCCAGCAGGTGATGGTCGAAGCCGAGAACCGGATGGAAGACTATTTGCGGAACAAAAAAATTGCCGAGCTTGCCGCACAAATAACGGTGGATTGA
- a CDS encoding glycoside hydrolase family 31 protein, which translates to MNKTNHAIHEQRPLPEHMKLQVRPSANTDAIIQGDCYRFTVLTSQLVRLEYSAAGIFEDRATQTVVNREFTVPEFRIIDHGNKLEMITQHLHLSYDKQPFSRHGLSVRVRNGSGHLMSVWNYGDTPLDLGGTARTLDNADGAIPLEPGLLSRSGYTLVDDSISLLLEEDGQVTPRAVEGQDLYFFGYGHDYLACLKDFYQLCGPTPLLPRYALGNWWSRYYRYTADEYKALMERFEQEQIPFSVAVIDMDWHIVDVDPQYGSGWTGYTWNRELFPDPGQFLSWLHERGLHVTLNVHPADGVRAFEDPYLAIAAELGMDPERGDAVEFDITDPKFLQAYFKYLHHPLEEEGVDFWWIDWQQGGVTRVPGLDPLWMLNHYHYLDSERRGSRPLTFSRYAGLGSHRYPVGFSGDTIVTWKSLDFQPYFTANAANAGYGWWSHDIGGHMQGYLDDELVMRWVQFGVFSPILRLHSSASPFNSKEPWRFNPVAESVMKASLTLRHRLIPYLYTMNRYASRDGLPLVRPMYYHHAEQPEAYDVPNQYYFGTELIACPVTRPADRRTGVAEFKAWLPEGRWIDFFSGRVYDGGRSLALYRNLESIPVLAKAGAIIPLADLTGYTSSVANPQQLEVRVFAGSGGSFQLWEDAEEAPEDREENWCCTEMTLSWEEAARFTIGAARGNLAAVPSRRSWKLCFMGMADTQVRVLVGGEEAGAVSGYDDASHTLTVVITEVATDTAIEVDFAGAMLAENRVEADVFALLNRAQIEFQLKERIFGLVKSSASPAAALASLAALKLEHSLFGALCEILTARIG; encoded by the coding sequence ATGAACAAAACTAATCATGCCATTCATGAGCAGCGGCCCCTGCCTGAACATATGAAGCTGCAGGTGCGGCCTTCCGCTAATACGGACGCAATCATCCAGGGAGACTGTTATCGCTTCACGGTCCTGACTTCGCAGCTAGTCCGCCTGGAATACAGCGCAGCGGGAATCTTTGAGGATCGGGCTACACAGACTGTGGTCAACCGGGAATTTACAGTCCCGGAATTCCGCATAATCGATCACGGGAACAAGCTTGAGATGATTACCCAGCACCTGCATTTGAGCTATGACAAGCAGCCTTTTTCACGCCACGGCCTTAGTGTGCGCGTCCGGAACGGTTCGGGTCACCTGATGAGTGTCTGGAATTATGGCGACACGCCGCTGGACCTCGGCGGTACGGCGCGGACGCTGGACAATGCGGACGGGGCGATTCCGCTGGAGCCCGGGCTGTTGTCCCGCAGCGGGTATACGCTAGTTGACGACAGCATCTCACTGCTGCTGGAGGAGGACGGTCAGGTCACGCCTCGTGCCGTGGAAGGGCAGGACTTGTATTTCTTCGGCTACGGCCATGATTATCTGGCCTGCCTGAAGGATTTCTATCAGCTGTGCGGGCCGACACCGCTCCTGCCGCGTTATGCGCTCGGCAACTGGTGGAGCCGCTATTATCGCTATACGGCGGATGAATACAAAGCGCTGATGGAGCGGTTTGAGCAGGAGCAGATTCCTTTCTCGGTCGCGGTGATCGATATGGACTGGCATATAGTCGATGTCGATCCGCAGTACGGTAGCGGCTGGACAGGTTATACCTGGAACCGCGAGCTGTTCCCGGACCCTGGACAATTCCTCTCCTGGCTGCACGAGCGGGGACTGCACGTAACCCTTAACGTTCATCCGGCGGATGGGGTTCGGGCCTTCGAAGACCCTTATCTGGCGATTGCCGCTGAGCTGGGCATGGACCCGGAGCGGGGCGATGCGGTGGAGTTTGATATTACCGATCCGAAATTTCTGCAGGCCTATTTCAAATATCTGCACCACCCGCTGGAGGAGGAAGGCGTAGACTTCTGGTGGATCGATTGGCAGCAGGGCGGAGTGACCCGCGTGCCGGGCCTCGATCCACTCTGGATGCTGAACCACTACCACTATCTGGATAGCGAACGGCGGGGGAGCAGGCCGTTAACCTTCTCCCGCTATGCCGGACTTGGCAGTCACCGTTACCCGGTAGGTTTCTCTGGCGATACGATTGTCACCTGGAAATCGCTCGATTTCCAGCCGTATTTTACGGCCAATGCCGCAAATGCAGGGTACGGCTGGTGGAGCCACGACATCGGCGGACATATGCAGGGATATCTGGATGATGAGCTGGTGATGCGCTGGGTACAGTTCGGCGTCTTCTCGCCGATCCTCCGTCTGCACAGCTCAGCCAGCCCGTTCAACAGCAAGGAACCGTGGCGGTTCAACCCGGTCGCAGAGTCCGTGATGAAGGCTTCGCTGACGCTGCGGCACCGGCTGATTCCGTACTTATATACTATGAACCGTTATGCCAGCCGGGACGGGCTTCCGCTGGTCCGGCCGATGTATTATCATCATGCCGAGCAGCCAGAGGCTTATGATGTGCCGAACCAGTACTACTTCGGCACGGAGCTGATCGCCTGTCCGGTCACCCGGCCGGCGGACCGCAGAACGGGTGTTGCCGAATTCAAAGCGTGGCTGCCGGAAGGCCGCTGGATTGATTTCTTCAGCGGAAGAGTATATGACGGCGGACGCAGCCTGGCGCTCTACAGGAATCTGGAGAGCATTCCGGTGCTGGCCAAGGCTGGAGCTATCATTCCTCTAGCCGACCTGACCGGGTATACCTCCTCGGTGGCGAATCCGCAGCAGCTGGAGGTTAGGGTATTCGCCGGCAGCGGCGGCAGCTTTCAGCTGTGGGAAGATGCGGAAGAGGCACCGGAAGACCGGGAAGAGAACTGGTGCTGCACGGAAATGACACTGAGCTGGGAAGAAGCAGCCCGCTTTACGATTGGCGCTGCCCGCGGGAACCTTGCGGCCGTGCCTTCGCGGCGGAGCTGGAAGCTCTGCTTCATGGGAATGGCCGATACGCAGGTGCGGGTGCTTGTTGGTGGCGAGGAAGCCGGGGCGGTAAGCGGGTATGACGATGCATCGCATACCCTAACGGTTGTGATAACGGAGGTGGCGACGGATACCGCCATTGAGGTTGATTTCGCCGGCGCAATGCTCGCCGAAAACCGGGTAGAAGCAGACGTATTCGCCCTGCTGAACCGGGCACAAATTGAGTTCCAGCTGAAGGAGCGGATCTTCGGTTTGGTTAAGTCGTCAGCATCGCCTGCGGCTGCGCTGGCTTCCCTGGCAGCGCTTAAGCTGGAACATTCGCTGTTTGGTGCGTTATGTGAAATTTTGACGGCTAGAATAGGGTGA
- a CDS encoding carbohydrate ABC transporter permease — MGVLTPVIKENKRKIKNNRSSDTVMEIVMYAVAVIFLIILIYPLYFIIIASFSDPSAVSGGQVWLFPKGFTLDGYQELLRHKNIWIGYRNTILYTIAGTAIGLAVNISAAYALSRKDLRGRRFLSLFFIFTMFFNGGLIPTFLTIRDFHLYDTFLVMVLPFSVGVYNIIVARTFFQTSIPGDLWEAAQIDGCGNLRFFTQVVLPLSKAIIAVLGLWIAVGHWNSYFNALIYLKNPDLHPLQLILRNILITNQMQSGIGSGEAAQLALRLANMMRYSVIIVATVPIMCVYPFIQKYFNQGVMIGAVKE, encoded by the coding sequence ATGGGAGTATTAACGCCTGTAATTAAAGAGAACAAGAGGAAGATCAAAAACAACCGTTCCTCGGACACGGTTATGGAAATAGTGATGTACGCTGTTGCGGTGATCTTTCTGATCATCCTGATTTATCCGCTGTATTTTATCATTATCGCTTCCTTCAGTGATCCTTCGGCGGTGTCCGGCGGGCAGGTCTGGCTGTTTCCGAAAGGGTTCACCCTGGACGGATATCAGGAGCTGCTGCGCCATAAAAATATCTGGATCGGCTACCGGAATACAATTCTGTACACCATTGCCGGAACAGCCATCGGCCTGGCTGTAAACATCTCAGCGGCCTATGCGCTCTCACGCAAGGATCTGAGAGGACGCAGGTTTTTGTCGCTGTTCTTTATTTTTACGATGTTCTTTAACGGCGGACTGATTCCGACCTTTCTGACCATCCGCGATTTTCATCTGTATGATACGTTCCTGGTGATGGTGCTGCCGTTCTCGGTAGGCGTGTATAACATTATTGTCGCCCGCACCTTCTTCCAGACGAGTATTCCCGGGGATTTGTGGGAGGCGGCGCAAATTGACGGCTGCGGAAATCTCCGCTTTTTTACACAGGTCGTGCTGCCGCTGTCCAAAGCGATTATTGCCGTGCTGGGCTTATGGATCGCCGTCGGTCACTGGAATTCTTATTTCAATGCCCTAATCTATCTGAAAAATCCGGATCTGCATCCGCTGCAGCTGATTCTCCGCAACATTCTGATTACGAATCAAATGCAGTCAGGCATAGGATCCGGTGAGGCTGCGCAGCTCGCGCTGCGGCTGGCGAATATGATGCGCTATTCGGTCATCATCGTGGCTACTGTACCGATCATGTGCGTATATCCGTTTATCCAAAAATACTTTAACCAGGGGGTCATGATCGGCGCGGTGAAGGAGTAG
- a CDS encoding ABC transporter permease: protein MRSGQASPAGTFGAVKRNWGLYLLLLPAVVLSLLFAYKPMYGVLIAFKDYSPAMGIADSPWAGFKYFEKFFNSYQFSNTIKNTLIISVYSLVTFPIPIILALMVNQMRPNRFRRFFQTVSYMPHFISTVVMVGLMVILLSPSTGLVGNLYSLFGKEAPDLMGSSALFSSVYVWSDVWQHVGWDSIIFIAALSAVDPSLYEAATVDGASRWHKVRFIDIPMLMPTAVTLLILRVGGLLGVGFEKVYLMQNDLNATSSEILSTYVYKIGLLSSQYSFSSAVNLFNTVINFILLIIVNQISKKISENSLW from the coding sequence ATGAGATCCGGCCAAGCGAGTCCCGCGGGGACGTTCGGAGCTGTGAAAAGAAACTGGGGACTTTATTTGCTGCTGCTCCCCGCTGTCGTGCTTTCACTGTTATTTGCTTACAAGCCGATGTATGGCGTACTCATTGCTTTTAAAGATTACAGCCCGGCTATGGGGATTGCCGATAGTCCGTGGGCAGGCTTCAAATATTTTGAGAAGTTTTTTAATTCATATCAATTCTCGAATACCATTAAGAACACGCTGATTATCAGCGTGTACAGTCTCGTTACCTTTCCGATTCCGATTATCCTAGCGCTTATGGTTAATCAGATGCGGCCGAACCGCTTCCGGCGTTTTTTTCAAACCGTATCCTATATGCCGCATTTCATCTCAACAGTGGTCATGGTCGGGCTGATGGTCATTCTGCTGTCTCCAAGCACGGGGCTGGTGGGCAATCTGTACAGCTTGTTTGGAAAAGAAGCACCTGATCTGATGGGCTCCTCCGCGCTGTTCAGCAGCGTGTATGTATGGTCGGATGTGTGGCAGCATGTCGGCTGGGACAGTATTATTTTTATCGCTGCATTGTCGGCCGTTGACCCCAGTCTGTATGAAGCCGCAACCGTTGACGGCGCAAGCCGCTGGCATAAAGTGCGGTTTATCGATATTCCGATGCTGATGCCGACGGCGGTCACCCTGCTTATTTTGCGTGTCGGGGGTCTGCTCGGGGTTGGTTTTGAGAAGGTCTATCTGATGCAGAATGATCTCAATGCCACCTCGAGCGAAATTCTGTCCACCTATGTCTACAAAATCGGTCTGCTCAGCAGCCAGTACAGCTTTTCTTCGGCGGTCAACCTGTTCAACACCGTCATTAACTTTATTCTGCTCATCATCGTCAATCAGATTTCCAAAAAAATCAGCGAAAACAGCTTGTGGTAG
- a CDS encoding alpha-amylase family glycosyl hydrolase: MAKVTAKSLRSSVVYSVYVRNHSEEGTFRAVERDLGRIRRLGVDIIWLLPVHPIGRMDRKGRLGSPYANQDYREINPELGTPEDFTRLVGAIHDHGMKCIMDVVYNHTSPDSVLVKQHPEFFYKTPEGQFGNRAGDWADIVDLDYTSTELWEYQIETLRMWAGLVDGFRCDVAPLLPLEFWQRAREEVAEVNPDCLWLAESIEPGFIMHLRSLGLTGLSDAEILQAFDACYDYDIYPYYSGYLAGENTLGSYVEKINAQEYLYPDNYVKLRFLENHDRARAKSVIPDEQDLINWTAFLYFQKGMALIYGGQEMANEVCPDLFDKDKVSWNTGTDLSWLFAALYSVKQKEIMAQGICNLCALEEEDIITGTYIWGEQKLVGVFSLRGKSAEVDTGLPDGVYCNLIDGSEVTVAGGRLFCAARPVILESKQLMIQEGIS; the protein is encoded by the coding sequence ATGGCGAAGGTAACAGCGAAATCACTGCGCAGCAGTGTTGTTTATTCGGTTTATGTCCGCAATCACAGTGAAGAAGGTACCTTCCGGGCTGTGGAACGGGATCTCGGGCGTATCCGCAGGCTGGGTGTGGACATCATCTGGCTGCTGCCGGTTCATCCGATCGGCCGTATGGACCGCAAAGGAAGACTCGGCAGTCCGTATGCCAATCAGGACTACCGGGAGATTAACCCGGAGCTGGGAACGCCGGAGGATTTCACACGTCTGGTCGGCGCGATCCATGACCATGGGATGAAATGCATCATGGATGTGGTGTACAATCACACCTCGCCGGATTCGGTGCTGGTGAAGCAGCATCCGGAATTTTTCTACAAAACGCCGGAAGGCCAGTTTGGCAACCGTGCCGGTGATTGGGCCGATATTGTAGATCTGGATTATACGAGCACAGAATTATGGGAGTATCAGATCGAGACGCTGCGGATGTGGGCCGGACTCGTGGACGGCTTTCGCTGCGACGTTGCACCGCTGCTGCCGCTCGAGTTCTGGCAGCGCGCCCGTGAGGAGGTTGCTGAGGTTAATCCGGACTGTCTGTGGCTGGCTGAATCGATTGAACCAGGCTTTATTATGCATCTCCGTTCACTGGGCTTGACCGGACTCAGTGATGCTGAAATTCTGCAGGCCTTCGATGCCTGCTATGACTACGATATTTATCCGTATTACAGCGGATATCTGGCCGGAGAGAATACACTGGGCAGCTATGTGGAGAAGATCAACGCCCAGGAATATCTGTATCCCGATAATTATGTCAAGCTGCGGTTTCTGGAGAATCATGACCGGGCCCGGGCCAAGTCGGTAATCCCGGATGAACAGGACCTGATCAACTGGACGGCCTTCCTGTATTTCCAGAAGGGAATGGCGCTGATTTACGGCGGACAGGAAATGGCGAATGAGGTTTGCCCCGACCTGTTCGATAAGGACAAGGTCAGCTGGAACACCGGCACCGACCTGTCCTGGCTGTTCGCTGCGCTCTATTCCGTCAAACAGAAGGAGATTATGGCCCAGGGCATCTGTAATCTGTGCGCACTTGAAGAAGAAGACATAATCACCGGTACCTATATCTGGGGTGAACAGAAGCTGGTTGGCGTATTCAGTCTGAGAGGTAAGTCCGCAGAAGTAGATACAGGACTCCCGGATGGAGTCTACTGCAATTTGATTGACGGCAGTGAGGTTACTGTAGCCGGAGGCAGGCTGTTCTGTGCTGCCCGGCCGGTCATATTAGAGTCCAAACAACTAATGATTCAGGAGGGGATTTCATGA
- a CDS encoding LacI family DNA-binding transcriptional regulator: protein MMTVTMKKVARRAGVSISTVSRVLTGHSNVREETSRKVRQTMEELGYTPNIIAQNLVTRSTRCICVLLPGTAEKWSSNLFFMELIRGIVLGAGRLSYDIQIGSGAGEQEELEAVSRLMKGGRADGVILLASRMNSAEVNFLKQGSYPFVLVEDDRAAFGRNQSQGQQVKFKSQVVDPASAGFTGCSQGGPLFDGLMDDCISRMGAMASLMLIESIQRPGKTPLPEGRFIKAAQFVLRNQS, encoded by the coding sequence ATGATGACAGTTACGATGAAAAAAGTAGCCCGCCGGGCGGGAGTCTCCATTTCCACGGTCTCCCGGGTATTGACGGGCCATTCGAATGTCAGGGAGGAGACTTCCCGCAAAGTCCGCCAAACGATGGAGGAATTGGGGTATACGCCGAATATTATCGCGCAGAACCTTGTCACGCGGTCAACCCGCTGCATCTGCGTGCTGCTGCCGGGTACGGCGGAGAAATGGTCCTCCAATCTGTTTTTTATGGAATTGATCCGCGGAATTGTGCTGGGGGCCGGGCGTCTCAGCTATGACATTCAGATCGGGTCAGGCGCAGGGGAACAGGAAGAGCTGGAAGCCGTTTCCCGTCTCATGAAGGGCGGACGTGCCGATGGTGTCATACTGCTGGCCTCCCGCATGAACAGCGCGGAAGTCAATTTTTTGAAGCAGGGCAGTTATCCGTTTGTACTGGTCGAGGATGACCGGGCGGCGTTTGGTAGGAACCAGAGTCAAGGACAGCAGGTCAAATTCAAATCTCAGGTGGTTGATCCGGCAAGTGCAGGCTTTACAGGCTGCTCACAGGGAGGGCCTTTATTTGACGGGCTGATGGATGACTGCATCTCGCGGATGGGCGCTATGGCCTCACTAATGCTGATTGAAAGCATCCAAAGACCAGGCAAAACGCCGCTCCCGGAGGGACGCTTCATCAAAGCGGCCCAATTCGTCCTGCGAAATCAATCTTGA